Proteins co-encoded in one Daphnia carinata strain CSIRO-1 chromosome 3, CSIRO_AGI_Dcar_HiC_V3, whole genome shotgun sequence genomic window:
- the LOC130697594 gene encoding tRNA wybutosine-synthesizing protein 3 homolog — MSVKMFANQKQAAFAGQDLSRKGSVDEPIRELVDCINSSERYFTTSSCSGRIVVLAETVEEELSVQKEGCKWVYVSHSKCSCEEIYSKLDPSIGDLSFKFEAFVLHVQCRTLDDAQLMLSCGVQAGFRNSGISLKSRKNSHQEWPKIIVAIRSTHGIEAPLSANGKLLVTSEYVDHVVTKANILMEENFKRISRFQQNLMQQI, encoded by the exons ATGTCCGTGAAAATGTTCGCAAATCAAAAACAGGCTGCTTTTGCAGGACAAGATTTAAGTCGAAAAGGCTCTGTTGACGAACCAATCAGAGAGCTAGTTGATTGCATAAATTCGTCAGAAAGATACTTCACAACCAGCTCCTGCTCTGGACGAATTGTTGTGTTAGCGGAGACTGTAGAAGAA GAGCTGTCTGTGCAAAAAGAAGGTTGCAAATGGGTTTATGTATCACATAGTAAGTGTTCATGTGAAGAAATATATTCAAAACTTGACCCTTCGATTGGAGATCTTAGTTTCAAATTTGAGGCCTTTGTACTACATGTCCAATGTAGAACCCTAGATGATGCACAGCTTATG CTAAGCTGTGGAGTACAAGCAGGATTCAGAAATTCTGGCATATCTCTCAAATCACGGAAAAATTCACATCAAGAATGGCCAAAAATTATTGTAGCAATCCGTTCAACCCATGGCATTGAAGCTCCTTTATCAGCTAATGGCAAATTGCTAGTTACTTCTGAG TATGTTGACCATGTTGTTACAAAAGCAAACATACTAATGGAAGAAAACTTCAAAAGGATTTCTAGGTTTCAGCAAAATCTTATGCaacaaatttga
- the LOC130697608 gene encoding protein KRTCAP2 homolog, whose product MAISSNQSFILASVLSFLVFSGMQMYKHLLVSSQPLTLFGGFLGSVLFSLILTAVGNLESTLFGKSFQMKLFPEVVICLAIALTASGMVHRICTTVCLVLSLVHLYHINLLSQKIYGQSAVVQTFATKKRK is encoded by the exons atgg CAATTTCTAGCAATCAGTCTTTTATTTTGGCATCTGTGTTATCATTTTTGGTATTTTCTGGGATGCAAATGTATAAACACTTGCTGGTGTCATCTCAGCCCCTAACACTTTTCGGCGGATTTCTTGGAtcagttcttttttccctCATTTTGACT GCTGTGGGGAACCTGGAATCTACGCTTTTTGGAAAAAGCTTCCAGATGAAACTATTTCCTGAGGTTGTCATTTGCTTGGCAATTGCCTTGACAGCTTCAGGAATGGTTCACAGGATCTGTACAACTGTTTG CTTGGTGCTATCATTAGTCCACTTGTACCACATAAACTTGCTGTCTCAGAAAATCTATGGACAAAGTGCAGTTGTTCAAACCTTTgctacaaagaaaaggaagtaG
- the LOC130697591 gene encoding lysM and putative peptidoglycan-binding domain-containing protein 3-like translates to MTNRSYGYSRLISYEEKAASRKDSSTDDDNDSLPSTKLRRLTNIDQRKERWPGSASHLSLSSPSDIQREYREHLIKPKETLQGLALHYRCTVFELKVANNIQKEAEFFARRTLKIPVRQHSSLTERLPSDKASLLPCGDTKSGDFKPSNSLEFLKQVDQDLQRLKEKARVYDIDSNDPATSTFIPDAERLRRTVRLNRTDCQGDDCGLSWTHILGMALLVLLACPLLYFLYLELNLHKSTKAATHDETVASLNVSDAL, encoded by the exons ATGACAAACCGATCCTACGGATACTCCCGGTTGATAAGCTATGAAGAAAAAGCGGCCAGTCGAAAAGATTCAAG TACTGATGATGATAATGATTCCCTGCCGAGTACCAAGTTACGAAGACTAACTAATATTgaccaaagaaaagaacgatgGCCTGGTTCAGCTTCCCATTTATCTCTTTCCAGTCCTTCTGATATTCAACGAGAATATAGAGAACATCTAATCAAACCAAAGGAGACTTTGCAAGGGTTAGCCCTTCACTATCGGTGCACA GTTTTTGAACTGAAGGTTGCAAACAACATTCAGAAGGAAGCTGAATTCTTTGCTCGAAGAACTTTAAAAATTCCTGTACGCCAGCACTCTTCATTGACAGAAAGGCTTCCCAGTGATAAAGCAAGCCTTCTGCCATGCGGAGATACCAAATCTGGGGATTTCAAACCTTCCAATTCTCTAGAATTCTTGAAGCAAGTGGACCAAGATCTTCAAcggttgaaagaaaaagcaagagTATATGACATTGACAGTAACGATCCTGCAACTTCTACGTTTATCCCTGATGCTGAACGCCTGCGGCGGACTGTTCGCCTAAACCGAACTGACTGCCAAGGTGACGATTGTGGCCTTTCCTGGACTCACATACTCGGAATGGCGCTCTTGGTGCTTTTAGCCTGccctcttctttattttctttatttggaaTTGAATCTACACAAGTCGACGAAAGCTGCTACTCACGATGAGACGGTCGCTTCACTGAATGTCTCTGATGCCTTATGA